The sequence AATTAAGGATGTTCATTTATCTTTTTGCCTCGAAAGTAACGACTATGACTTCGTAATGCTTAAGTAAAGAAGGTGCCTATGGTCTATATTGTCATTTATGGCAAGCATAATTAAAGAAATAAGTCTCTTCCCAGTTCCCATTAACTATCAAAGAATCTTGATTTCGATACTATGCCGTCAAAGTTCAAACCAATATAGACCAGAAACGCCTCATTAAAACTGAAATCCCACACTTTCCAAATCAAAGCAAAAATATGACATCCAGGAATTCGAACAATTTATCTCAAAAGATTTATTTCAATAAATTCCTTGTTTCCCTGCTACTTCCTAAGATCAAACATagcaaaaacaaatattttgtccATGGCCTGAAAAAACATTCAAAGTGTGTCTTATCCTAAAATACTAATACTCAATTTGGTCCATGCCAGATAGTTACTCACTCTCCCATAATAGCCTTCAGGACCAAAATGGTGACTGCTAACCAACCAAACACgaatatatcaaacaatcaatcTCAAATCAGTAAACACgacaatcaaaaaataaaatcatccaaACTAATGAAAATAATTTAGATAGTTTAACATTATGGAAAAATACATCGTAAAAACAGGCAGAAAAATTACCCCAGTAATCTTGACGTACTGCCCATCAACCACGCCCCGCAGCTCAGCATCAGGATACTTGCTTAAAAACTGCAAAACCCCTTGCTTTTTATACGCCAAATTCCATATTATAATCACCACTGCAGGGACAATAAGCGCAACCACCGCAACCATAACCACCGCGTTCTTCACGGCGGCCAAGAGGAACGCGCCAACCACCAACCCGACGACCAACACCACCAGGAACACCCACACGGCAACTCTCGACAACTTATATTCTAATTTCACCTCCTCCTCCCCCAAGCTCGTCACAGCGGAACCGTACACATTTTTATTGAACGAGCTCGGCACGGAAGGCGTGTCAAGCTGGCCGGAGCGGCGGTTGGAGCTGGACGAGCCCAAAGGGACGGATGTAATAAGCCCCGTAGGCTGAATTGGCGTCATGTGCCCGGAGAAGGAAGAGGAGGAGGACTTCTTGATTAATGGGCCAGAGCTGTCGGACTTGCTCCCTAGCTGACCAGAACTCGAGCCGGATCTGGAAGATCCGCTGTTGGTCTGAGAAGAAGACGGGAGGCGTGAGGGAATCTTGGGAGAAGCCACAGAAGGGTGGTCGCCGACGCCGTACATTTTGCCAATGTCGCCGGATTTCTTAACGTCGCCGCCAGTGTACGGAACAGGACACGACGGCATTGTGGGGTGACGTTCCTTGGGCTTGTGTTCGGATCGACCCGACACGAAGAGGCCATTGCTGAGTCGGTGCGAAGCTGTTCGATTACTCATGTCTACGATAATGAACTGATGAACTGAACAGCTTCTGCCTTGCTTTTAGTTTTAGTGCAGTGGGGACTGCACAGTGCAGCTGACTTTGCAATTACGTAAATACCCTCTTTTCTTTCTCTAAAATTAAACTTGTCTTTGAAATTACATGGTTCTATGATGGATCATTTTTCGTTATAcaatcttttaaaatttaatgtcaATATATATAGTCCAAGGCTACGTGCAACGATCATGCATAATTGAGCTGAATCAACACGAGTCTTAATCCATATTCATACCATAGGTAGTTAAGATGATCTAACATGAGCTCGTGCCTATGCACCGTCACTCATAAAATATCTCATCTTTAAAAAGTGATTTCTTTCGTTTTCCCAGCACTTGAACTCAGAACTTCTATAtgtacttaaattttaaaatattgataccAGTTGAGATAGAGGAAAACTAGTTAATGGCTTTTTTTATAACCTCTGATTTAGAATAGAAATTGAGGAAAAGTAGATATTGGAAGATAGCGACATAAAtttggtttaaaatatttaccgGCTTGGTGTGCCAGCTGGTCATCCAACCACATTTACAAAAGAAGAATCAACCTCTGAGAAGTCCGCATCTTGCCGACACCAATTCAtaaatactatatatatatatatatatatatatatatatNNNNNNNNNNNNNNNNNNNNNNNNNNNNNNNNNNNNNNNNNNNNNNNNNNNNNNNNNNNNNNNNNNNNNNNNNNNNNNNNNNNNNNNNNNNNNNNNNNNNNNNNNNNNNNNNNNNNNNNNNNNNNNNNNNNNNNNNNNNNNNNNNNNNNNNNNNNNNNNNNNNNNNNNNNNNNNNNNNNNNNNNNNNNNNNNNNNNNNNNNNNNNNNNNNNNNNNNNNNNNNNNNNNNNNNNNNNNNNNNNNNNNNNNNNNNNNNNNNNNNNNNNNNNNNNNNNNNNNNNNNNNNNNNNNNNNNNNNNNNNNNNNNNNNNNNNNNNNNNNNNNNNNNNNNNNNNNNNNNNNNNNNNNNNNNNNNNNNNNNNNNNNNNNNNNNNNNNNNNNNNNNNNNNNNNNNNNNNNNNNNNNNNNNNNNNNNNNNNNNNNNNNNNNNNNNNNNNNNNNNNNNNNNNNNNNNNNNNNNNNNNNNNNNNNNNNNNNNNNNNNNNNNNNNNNNNNNNNNNNNNNNNNNNNNNNNNNNNNNNNNNagttttagttttatattttttttataatttaagtttttttttttgaattaagaATGTTAATATGACATCGGACACATGAGCGTTAGaccaatgttattttttttaaaaaataattagttttttaaaggttttaaacagaaaataaataataatatttaaaaaaacattaataaaaataatgatgaaaaataaaaataataatgatatatctcattattattatttttgttgtaatataatgaatttattatttatatatttttattgatcaaatattacattaattcaTAGTTTCGCACCAaacgttcataatttattaagtATATACTATTACTAATATAAATaagtatttatcaaaataaaatcaaattgtaAAAATCATCTTATGGAAAATAATTATGACTTTGATGATTATAGTAAGTTTACCATTTTTATGCTTGTTAAAAAAAAGTTACATgtcaaatccaaaaataaattaaaatagagaaaatgataaaatatgggtattttaggatttttaaatgatgtaagactatattataaaatttaagtatataaggctattttttaaaaatagaggTTTCAAATGGGTTAGTATAACTAAATTCCCTTTAAAAAAACATTGAATATtacttatattttttgtttttaaatgaaaaagaaTCCATTTTAAACCAAGATTTCCCTATTCCTCAAAATAGTTAAGTTTCATACTTAAATtaaatagaagaaaattttgCACGAAAATAGAACATAAAActaatgttttcaaaattgCATC comes from Primulina huaijiensis isolate GDHJ02 chromosome 5, ASM1229523v2, whole genome shotgun sequence and encodes:
- the LOC140976847 gene encoding uncharacterized membrane protein At1g16860-like; translated protein: MSNRTASHRLSNGLFVSGRSEHKPKERHPTMPSCPVPYTGGDVKKSGDIGKMYGVGDHPSVASPKIPSRLPSSSQTNSGSSRSGSSSGQLGSKSDSSGPLIKKSSSSSFSGHMTPIQPTGLITSVPLGSSSSNRRSGQLDTPSVPSSFNKNVYGSAVTSLGEEEVKLEYKLSRVAVWVFLVVLVVGLVVGAFLLAAVKNAVVMVAVVALIVPAVVIIIWNLAYKKQGVLQFLSKYPDAELRGVVDGQYVKITGVVTCGSIPLETSFQKVPRCVYTLSELYEYRGCGGKPSNTKQRFFSWGCRHSEKYVADFYISDFKSGLRALVKAGYGAKVTPFVKPTTIVDVTKNNKDLSPNFLSWLSARGLSGDDRVLRLKEGCVKEGSTVSVMGIIRCHDNVVMIVPPTEPISTGCRWPCCLFPTYIEGLVLTSHENQNSEAIPV